The Flammeovirga agarivorans genome has a window encoding:
- a CDS encoding RagB/SusD family nutrient uptake outer membrane protein yields the protein MKNLLKINISLLIAFTLFGCQDWFDIENKNTIEEREFWQNEEEAFMGLMAAYSGLQNHGSMGGNSAAQMPTRSDIGRPSIWNDQYVELSKLLFNDNTSIVKLKWADLYTTVFRTNQILDQVPDIIDMEEDAKELCLAEAHFIRGICYYWLYSTYNHGSIILHTTVAKGKDEIAQPLSAKEDVLALIISDLTYAQERLPETWDDIYKGRATWGAATAFLGQVYINEHEYVKAQDEFAKIIERDDLYQLTPEIGWNFDKDHEFNSESIFEVSFSDTQKPNGGGVIVDGPSGTEGTRRGVYLAPSGANGSRLSMPSYWITMLFQNDEMDPTDPRNDGLTHSIRSQYSIVMADDDYEYYQKHPTDVHGTFKNKESSYLRKFQNWWDEYEAIGTKTISGINERVIRLADVYLLYAECLIQNNGDGGTFEAVHYINRIRTRSAVMPLDHNEYNTAEKLMEHIMYVERPLELMFEGHDTRWVDMRRWGVIKEQYDRLAKKKYYMSKKILFELPEDATEGPKGEEVLQEFQDASASYTPDYHNYFPIPIDELLSNPNL from the coding sequence ATGAAAAATCTATTAAAAATAAACATAAGCTTACTAATTGCTTTCACCCTCTTTGGGTGTCAGGATTGGTTTGATATAGAAAATAAAAATACGATCGAAGAACGAGAGTTCTGGCAAAATGAAGAAGAGGCTTTTATGGGATTAATGGCAGCTTATAGCGGTCTTCAAAACCATGGATCAATGGGTGGCAATTCTGCCGCTCAAATGCCCACTAGATCTGATATTGGCCGACCTAGTATTTGGAATGATCAGTATGTCGAGTTATCAAAACTATTGTTTAATGATAACACGAGTATTGTCAAGTTGAAATGGGCTGATCTGTATACAACAGTTTTTAGAACAAACCAGATTTTAGATCAAGTACCAGATATTATTGATATGGAGGAGGATGCTAAAGAATTATGTTTAGCAGAAGCTCACTTCATCAGAGGTATTTGCTACTATTGGTTGTATAGTACTTACAACCATGGTTCTATCATTCTACATACCACTGTTGCGAAAGGGAAAGATGAAATTGCTCAACCTTTAAGTGCAAAAGAAGATGTGCTTGCCTTGATTATTAGCGACTTGACTTATGCACAAGAAAGACTTCCTGAAACATGGGATGATATCTACAAAGGTAGAGCAACATGGGGAGCTGCAACTGCTTTTTTGGGTCAGGTATATATCAATGAGCATGAATATGTGAAAGCACAAGATGAGTTTGCTAAAATTATTGAAAGAGACGATTTATATCAATTGACTCCGGAAATTGGTTGGAACTTTGATAAAGACCATGAATTTAACTCTGAGTCAATATTTGAAGTTTCATTCTCAGATACTCAGAAACCTAATGGTGGTGGTGTAATTGTAGATGGCCCATCGGGTACAGAAGGTACAAGAAGAGGTGTTTATTTGGCTCCAAGTGGTGCAAATGGTAGTAGATTATCAATGCCTTCTTATTGGATCACAATGCTTTTCCAAAACGACGAAATGGATCCTACAGATCCTAGAAATGATGGTTTAACACACTCCATCCGTTCTCAATATTCTATTGTTATGGCTGATGATGATTATGAATATTATCAAAAGCATCCAACAGATGTACACGGTACTTTCAAAAACAAAGAGTCCTCTTATTTAAGAAAATTCCAGAATTGGTGGGATGAGTATGAAGCTATTGGAACAAAAACGATCTCAGGTATAAACGAAAGAGTGATTCGTTTAGCAGATGTTTACCTTCTTTATGCAGAATGTTTAATTCAAAATAATGGTGATGGTGGTACTTTTGAAGCAGTACACTATATCAATAGAATTAGAACTCGTTCGGCAGTAATGCCATTGGATCATAACGAATACAATACTGCAGAAAAGCTAATGGAACATATTATGTATGTTGAACGTCCGTTGGAGTTAATGTTCGAAGGTCATGATACGCGTTGGGTAGACATGAGAAGATGGGGAGTGATAAAAGAACAATATGACCGCCTTGCAAAGAAGAAGTATTACATGAGTAAGAAGATTCTTTTCGAACTACCGGAAGATGCAACGGAAGGTCCAAAAGGAGAAGAAGTTTTACAAGAATTCCAAGATGCATCAGCAAGTTATACACCTGATTATCATAACTACTTCCCTATTCCAATTGATGAATTACTATCTAATCCTAACCTATAA
- a CDS encoding VPS10 domain-containing protein produces MRKILYPILWMMCSLSCFAQGGEHFFHSLKEKDVASDPSYQWYQFGPGMSGNNKSAFWHPTDPKVLFIGPNMGNSYRSTDGGFTYESVLDPDGPGLNEGLRGPREFRSIDFSRQNPDFGFCTDRNNNGIYVTYDKGAKWQNILEPQFDNKFMACITVDPKDDQVWYVGGGKMRELGRALFPQSKPHGANTHPKSQGQIYKTTNGGKTWKLVVNGIHPKTEVESILVDPNSSKTVYASTNRGFYKSTNGGKTWKQKTKGFGHEVMRSFTHHFDTNTKKLTLFVINNVTWKKEGQTIIDDKGGIFRSDDEGESWVNISGDIAIDMRQFKSIPSIMKSYYHAIAYYFGMKDKEAKMAFPELPFSITQRFNTIEVDPNDINNIYVNNEYSNASRNNFMPGQLWRTKDGGKHWFVTFRNGQNWEANSEDADYWTKRNNPIGNNVELKYLKRWMARDPYDRKGCNFVRFNCDGSILHTQMAKISMFSYDKGATWVDIDDIEIGNGNYVGGGNSNLPGHGFYQHPDLPHQVFCAAGENSLWITNDLGKEIRKGAQSASVHKFTEHEQSLSTFAIHPTDTNIRYALFFRQHNRGELFKTIDAGKTWHSHGEAIPKWNVKAHSGDQSVHQLNITFNIENPDIMYFHVPKNARALEYVGDSQAGFGVHRSKDGGKTWESINNGLPIDPDVSAIATHPKKSNVLFAAVQNKNGGLFKSKDGGDTWQKVGSTKEISGSFGINDIHFDKKGNAYITAGCKKSGINDGGLWRSTDGMKTWEKIFDYPWTVRVETALYDHNVILISTLPNISNKRKNPGTYLSKDAGRTWVKINKGNGQSDRINDIAIDNYTPDKFYVSTYGSGWYVIFKEEEL; encoded by the coding sequence ATGAGAAAAATACTCTATCCAATCTTATGGATGATGTGTTCTCTATCTTGCTTTGCGCAAGGTGGGGAACACTTTTTCCATTCTTTAAAAGAAAAGGATGTCGCCTCCGACCCCTCCTATCAATGGTATCAATTTGGTCCTGGTATGAGTGGTAATAATAAATCGGCCTTTTGGCACCCAACAGATCCAAAAGTACTTTTTATTGGACCCAATATGGGGAACTCTTATCGATCTACAGATGGCGGCTTTACCTACGAAAGTGTATTAGACCCTGACGGCCCTGGCCTGAACGAAGGCTTGAGAGGACCCAGAGAATTTAGAAGCATTGATTTCTCAAGGCAAAATCCTGATTTTGGTTTTTGTACAGATAGAAACAACAATGGTATTTATGTGACATATGATAAAGGAGCTAAGTGGCAGAATATACTTGAGCCTCAGTTCGATAATAAATTCATGGCCTGTATCACCGTAGATCCAAAAGACGATCAAGTTTGGTATGTTGGGGGAGGAAAAATGAGAGAACTGGGTAGAGCATTATTTCCCCAGTCAAAACCTCACGGAGCTAATACTCACCCCAAGAGTCAAGGTCAGATTTACAAAACTACAAACGGTGGAAAAACTTGGAAGTTGGTCGTCAATGGTATCCATCCAAAAACAGAAGTAGAATCTATTTTGGTAGACCCAAACTCTTCTAAAACAGTATATGCAAGTACCAATAGAGGGTTTTACAAGTCAACCAATGGAGGTAAAACTTGGAAGCAAAAGACAAAAGGTTTTGGACATGAAGTAATGAGAAGCTTTACACATCACTTTGATACCAATACGAAAAAACTCACCTTATTTGTTATTAATAACGTGACTTGGAAGAAAGAGGGGCAAACTATAATCGACGATAAAGGAGGAATTTTTAGAAGTGATGATGAAGGTGAAAGTTGGGTAAATATCAGTGGAGATATTGCTATTGATATGCGACAATTTAAATCAATTCCATCCATCATGAAAAGTTACTATCATGCCATTGCCTATTACTTCGGCATGAAGGACAAAGAAGCTAAAATGGCTTTCCCTGAATTACCTTTTTCAATCACACAACGATTCAATACCATAGAAGTCGATCCCAATGACATCAACAATATTTATGTCAACAATGAATACTCTAATGCCTCTCGGAATAATTTTATGCCAGGTCAACTTTGGAGAACCAAAGATGGAGGAAAACACTGGTTTGTGACGTTTAGAAATGGGCAAAATTGGGAAGCTAATTCCGAAGATGCTGACTATTGGACAAAAAGAAACAACCCTATCGGCAATAATGTCGAATTGAAATACCTCAAAAGATGGATGGCAAGAGACCCTTATGACCGTAAGGGTTGTAATTTTGTCCGCTTTAATTGTGATGGAAGTATTCTACATACTCAGATGGCCAAAATTTCAATGTTTTCTTATGACAAAGGAGCGACTTGGGTAGATATTGATGATATTGAAATCGGAAATGGAAATTATGTTGGAGGTGGTAATTCTAATCTTCCAGGACACGGTTTCTACCAACATCCAGACTTACCACATCAGGTGTTTTGTGCTGCAGGTGAAAATAGCCTTTGGATCACCAATGACTTAGGAAAAGAAATCAGAAAAGGAGCACAATCAGCCTCAGTGCATAAATTCACTGAGCATGAGCAATCTTTAAGCACTTTCGCCATTCACCCAACCGATACTAATATCAGATATGCACTTTTCTTTAGACAGCATAACAGAGGTGAATTATTCAAAACTATTGATGCAGGTAAAACTTGGCATTCACATGGGGAAGCTATTCCGAAATGGAATGTCAAAGCACATAGCGGAGATCAATCTGTTCATCAATTGAATATCACTTTCAACATTGAAAACCCTGATATTATGTATTTCCATGTTCCTAAAAATGCGAGAGCCTTAGAGTATGTAGGCGATTCTCAAGCAGGGTTCGGAGTACATCGCTCCAAAGACGGCGGTAAAACTTGGGAAAGTATCAATAACGGTCTTCCAATTGATCCAGATGTATCTGCTATTGCTACGCACCCTAAAAAATCAAATGTTCTATTTGCGGCTGTTCAAAATAAAAATGGAGGTCTATTTAAATCGAAAGATGGGGGTGATACTTGGCAAAAGGTAGGCTCGACAAAAGAAATATCTGGTTCCTTCGGTATCAATGATATACATTTTGATAAGAAAGGAAATGCTTATATCACCGCTGGATGTAAGAAAAGTGGTATTAATGATGGAGGGTTATGGAGAAGCACTGATGGTATGAAAACATGGGAGAAAATCTTTGATTATCCTTGGACTGTCAGAGTAGAAACAGCACTTTATGACCATAACGTTATTCTTATTTCCACCCTACCAAATATCAGCAATAAGAGAAAAAATCCAGGTACTTACCTTTCAAAAGATGCAGGTAGAACATGGGTAAAGATCAATAAAGGTAATGGTCAATCAGACCGTATTAATGATATTGCCATTGATAATTACACACCTGATAAGTTTTATGTTTCCACTTACGGTAGTGGTTGGTATGTGATTTTTAAGGAGGAGGAATTGTAA
- a CDS encoding VPS10 domain-containing protein, which translates to MKKNYLLLIVLSFATLFKTWGEEDKQSTLKISSEAETLFFSGFEGEISSEWESNIYNGLPIFEKYNSDQFEGNSSCRIQFNTTNQKCNFTSFKNIKWEEGKVYKISFYYKALTKTDNQNSNIKFFSSDDTKIGQVNLSPLESSEWVQVKFSFTPSVTDENGYVLFSFQSHSEGKGELLFDNFLIKKLGDDFFQELKTTNVTSNPNVKWSQFGPGMSGNNKVAFWHPTDENTLFIGPNMGNVYRTTDQGETYESMLNADAKGMDTGERGPRELYSIDFSRQNPDFGFATDRRNLGIYKTINKGKSWELINEEPFEGIYISCVSVDPNDEDTWYAGGGKMRDFGRVLFPKSDPHGTYIDPNSQGKIWKSTDKGQTWTLMNQGLHEKTEVETILVNPKNSLIVFASTNRGFYKSTDGGKNWVKKTNGFDHDVMRAMAYFHNTNTNKVILFVINDITWKADGQTVTDSGGGIFKSTDHGESWTKINGDLALDLTQFEDNSGIKKSYYTTVAHFFGISYNEAVEQYPELPTKITQRFNTIEVDPNDVDNIYLNNEYSNASKNNFKPGQLWRSKDGGEHWYITLRNGKNWESDSPDKSYWENRGNPMGSNITLNYLKHWMVRDDYERKGTNFARFSADGKVLHANMAKVSLMSYDKGDTWVDIDDIEVTPGSDNFVGAGNSNLPGHGFFQHPDLNQVYCLAGENSLWITNDEGNHIREGAQAVQYKSLTDAEQSISSYAIDPHDTDKHYALFFRQHHRGECLRSLDGGDTWEAIGTAIPEWDMVDGGGDQSVHQMQLTIDPNDTENLYFCVPKRANNIEFVGNSVTGFGVHRSTDGGVTWEEVNSGLPNEPDVTRIALHPENTSTIFACVQHSNGGLFKSENQGTTWAEVASTSAISKSFGINDIHFSDNGKVYITSGSKNGDADDGGLWVSEDNMESWSRIFDYPWTNRVEIAKYDPNVILVSTLANTTIDRLNAGLYLSKDAGDTWEKINTGNGQSDRVNDIAIDQFVPGKYYASTYGSGWYMALNQDEVIQPELIYFEEENIELRPGATKQLKVVVYPENAYYQGIELVSEDETIASITSAGKVKGKAEGNTKVYARIIGTSLEAVTEINVVEEPVNLPPDEGINWVVYPNPTTGKIYIKGNSSIEYLEKATIYNLSGQIQSVPQFVNNNKLVINSTSLAKGMYILNVETASKIYQFKFLKE; encoded by the coding sequence ATGAAAAAGAATTACTTATTACTTATTGTACTATCCTTTGCTACACTTTTTAAAACATGGGGTGAAGAGGATAAACAGTCAACATTGAAAATTTCTTCAGAAGCTGAAACTCTATTCTTTTCAGGTTTTGAAGGGGAAATTTCTTCCGAATGGGAGTCGAATATATATAATGGTTTACCTATATTTGAAAAATATAATTCAGACCAATTTGAAGGTAATAGTAGCTGTCGAATTCAATTCAATACTACAAATCAAAAATGTAACTTTACCTCGTTTAAAAATATCAAATGGGAAGAAGGTAAAGTCTATAAAATCTCTTTCTACTATAAAGCATTAACTAAAACAGACAACCAGAATTCTAATATTAAATTCTTTTCATCTGACGATACTAAAATTGGTCAAGTGAATCTTTCACCATTAGAAAGTTCAGAATGGGTACAAGTGAAATTTAGTTTTACTCCTTCTGTTACAGATGAAAATGGTTATGTACTATTCTCTTTTCAATCACATTCAGAAGGAAAAGGAGAGCTATTATTTGACAACTTCTTGATAAAGAAGCTCGGTGATGATTTTTTCCAAGAATTAAAAACTACAAATGTCACGTCAAATCCAAATGTCAAATGGTCTCAGTTTGGACCTGGAATGAGTGGAAATAACAAAGTAGCATTTTGGCACCCTACTGACGAAAATACTTTATTTATCGGCCCGAATATGGGCAATGTATACAGAACAACAGACCAAGGAGAAACTTATGAGTCTATGTTAAATGCAGACGCTAAAGGCATGGATACAGGAGAAAGAGGTCCCCGAGAGTTATATAGTATAGATTTTTCCAGACAAAACCCTGACTTTGGTTTTGCTACGGACAGACGAAATCTAGGTATTTATAAGACCATCAACAAAGGCAAGTCATGGGAGCTGATCAATGAAGAACCTTTTGAAGGAATTTATATCTCTTGTGTTTCTGTTGACCCTAATGACGAAGATACTTGGTATGCCGGTGGTGGAAAAATGAGAGATTTTGGTAGAGTCTTATTTCCCAAAAGTGACCCTCATGGAACTTACATTGACCCTAACAGCCAAGGAAAAATCTGGAAGAGTACAGACAAAGGGCAGACTTGGACTTTAATGAACCAAGGTCTTCATGAAAAGACAGAAGTGGAAACTATATTGGTTAACCCAAAAAACTCACTGATAGTATTTGCGAGTACAAACAGAGGGTTTTACAAAAGTACTGACGGAGGTAAAAATTGGGTAAAGAAAACCAACGGATTTGATCATGATGTCATGCGAGCAATGGCCTACTTCCATAATACCAATACCAACAAAGTGATTCTTTTTGTCATTAATGATATTACTTGGAAAGCAGATGGGCAGACGGTAACTGATAGTGGTGGTGGTATTTTTAAAAGTACCGATCATGGTGAATCTTGGACAAAAATTAATGGTGATCTTGCTTTAGATCTTACTCAGTTTGAAGATAATTCAGGCATTAAAAAGAGTTATTACACTACTGTAGCTCATTTCTTTGGAATATCATACAATGAGGCCGTTGAACAATACCCCGAATTGCCCACCAAGATCACTCAACGTTTTAATACGATTGAAGTTGACCCTAATGATGTAGACAATATTTACCTTAATAATGAATACTCAAATGCATCAAAAAACAACTTCAAACCCGGTCAATTGTGGAGATCAAAAGATGGTGGTGAACATTGGTATATTACTCTTAGGAATGGTAAAAACTGGGAAAGCGATTCTCCAGATAAAAGCTATTGGGAAAATAGAGGAAACCCAATGGGCAGTAATATCACACTCAACTATCTAAAACATTGGATGGTAAGAGATGACTATGAAAGAAAAGGGACCAACTTTGCCCGCTTTAGTGCTGATGGAAAAGTACTTCATGCAAATATGGCAAAGGTATCACTGATGTCTTATGATAAAGGCGATACATGGGTAGATATTGATGACATCGAAGTAACACCTGGTTCAGATAATTTTGTTGGTGCAGGAAATAGTAATTTACCTGGACATGGATTTTTCCAACATCCAGATTTAAATCAAGTCTATTGTCTTGCTGGAGAAAACTCATTATGGATTACTAATGACGAAGGAAACCATATTAGAGAAGGTGCACAGGCTGTACAATACAAATCATTGACAGACGCAGAACAATCGATTAGTTCTTATGCAATAGATCCTCATGATACGGATAAACATTATGCTTTATTCTTCAGACAGCATCATCGAGGTGAATGCCTTCGTTCTTTGGATGGAGGTGATACATGGGAGGCAATAGGTACTGCCATTCCAGAATGGGATATGGTTGACGGAGGTGGAGATCAATCCGTTCATCAAATGCAATTAACCATCGACCCTAACGATACTGAAAACCTCTATTTCTGTGTACCTAAAAGAGCCAATAACATAGAGTTTGTTGGAAATTCAGTTACAGGTTTTGGTGTCCATAGATCTACCGATGGTGGTGTTACTTGGGAGGAAGTAAACAGTGGTTTACCCAATGAACCTGATGTAACTAGAATAGCATTACATCCTGAGAATACTTCTACAATTTTTGCCTGCGTTCAACATTCAAATGGAGGTCTATTCAAATCAGAAAACCAAGGTACAACATGGGCCGAAGTTGCTTCTACATCTGCTATTTCCAAATCTTTTGGTATTAATGATATACATTTCAGTGACAATGGAAAAGTATATATTACTTCTGGATCTAAAAATGGAGATGCCGACGATGGAGGACTTTGGGTAAGTGAAGACAATATGGAATCTTGGAGTAGAATTTTCGACTATCCTTGGACAAATAGAGTTGAAATTGCTAAATATGATCCAAATGTGATATTAGTTTCGACCCTAGCCAATACAACTATTGACAGGTTAAACGCTGGTCTGTATTTATCAAAAGATGCAGGTGATACTTGGGAAAAAATCAATACTGGAAATGGTCAATCAGACAGGGTGAATGATATTGCTATTGATCAATTTGTTCCAGGAAAATATTACGCTTCAACATATGGTAGTGGTTGGTACATGGCCCTAAACCAAGACGAGGTGATCCAGCCTGAATTGATTTACTTTGAAGAAGAAAATATTGAGCTCAGACCTGGTGCAACAAAACAACTAAAAGTTGTGGTCTACCCTGAAAATGCATACTACCAAGGTATTGAATTAGTTAGTGAAGATGAAACTATTGCATCGATTACATCGGCTGGAAAAGTAAAGGGAAAAGCAGAAGGCAATACTAAGGTATATGCCCGTATCATCGGTACTTCACTTGAGGCTGTAACAGAAATCAATGTCGTAGAAGAACCTGTTAACCTTCCTCCAGATGAAGGCATCAATTGGGTGGTATATCCTAATCCAACAACAGGGAAAATATATATCAAAGGAAATAGTTCAATCGAATACTTAGAAAAAGCTACGATTTATAATTTATCTGGACAAATACAATCAGTACCTCAATTTGTCAATAACAATAAGTTAGTGATCAATTCGACATCATTAGCTAAAGGTATGTATATTTTGAATGTCGAAACCGCTTCTAAGATTTATCAATTTAAGTTCTTAAAAGAATAA
- a CDS encoding short chain dehydrogenase, producing the protein MKKMKIAVIGGTGTIGSGIVELLRKEHDVISIGRKSGDYQVDLLDTNGIKKMFNEIQGIDGIISTVGDGSMGSLKELELEAFHYSLNSKVIANVNLIKEAISHLKPEGFVIVTSGLASTYPIPNASALAVACAALEAFVRCITVEDTNGVNINVVSPGYVKETMESMGMDSTEGISVAEIATIYKDMIDKKVNGMIAKVPEYLASTSI; encoded by the coding sequence ATGAAAAAGATGAAAATCGCAGTAATCGGAGGAACAGGTACAATTGGTTCAGGTATCGTTGAATTATTAAGAAAAGAACATGATGTAATTTCAATTGGTAGGAAAAGTGGTGATTATCAAGTTGACCTATTAGATACAAATGGTATTAAGAAGATGTTTAATGAAATACAAGGTATTGATGGTATTATTTCTACAGTAGGTGATGGTAGTATGGGCTCATTAAAGGAACTTGAATTAGAAGCTTTTCATTATTCTCTCAATTCTAAAGTAATTGCAAATGTAAATCTTATTAAGGAAGCTATAAGTCACCTGAAACCTGAAGGTTTTGTAATTGTAACTTCTGGTTTAGCAAGTACTTACCCAATTCCAAACGCAAGTGCATTAGCTGTTGCTTGTGCAGCTTTAGAAGCATTTGTAAGGTGTATTACTGTGGAAGATACAAACGGTGTGAACATCAATGTGGTCAGTCCAGGCTATGTAAAAGAGACAATGGAAAGTATGGGAATGGACAGTACTGAGGGTATTTCAGTAGCAGAAATTGCAACAATTTATAAAGATATGATTGATAAAAAAGTGAATGGAATGATTGCTAAAGTTCCAGAGTATTTAGCATCTACAAGTATTTAG